One region of Streptomyces leeuwenhoekii genomic DNA includes:
- a CDS encoding molybdopterin oxidoreductase family protein, translated as MSRTALRICPLCEATCGLTLTVEGTRVTGARGDRDDVFSQGFVCPKGASFGAVDADPDRLRAPLVRRDGVLRETGWEAAFDAVAAGLRPVVERYGPQSVGVVLGNPTVHTMAGALYPPVLLSALGIRNLFTASTLDQMPKHVSSGLLFGDANAIPVPDLDRTDHLLLIGANPLESNGSLCTAPDFPGRLKALKARGGTLTVVDPRRTRTARLADRHIAPRPGTDALLLAAMAHVLFDEDLADLGDLAPHVQGVAELRTALAGFTPEAVAAACDVDASLVRTLARELAAAPTAAVYGRIGSCTVPHGTLASWLVDVLNILTGNLDRPGGALFPQAATARTPRPAGPGRGFALGRWRSRVSGHPEAKGELPLAALAEEIDTATGEGTPLRAVIAFAANPVLSAPDGDRLAKALDSLDFMVAVDPYLNETSRHAHVVLPPPPPAQTPHHDFAFNTLAVRNQVRYTRPAVPLEPGRMAETEIMARLVLAATGRHGADPSAVDAMVIEQSLEAAVGEPHSPVHGRDPGELAAMLTGLDGPERRLDLMLRLGPYGDGFGARPDGLTLEKLLAHPHGIDLGPLRPRLPQPLKTRSGKVELLPGPIADDLPRLRAALAERPTGFVLVGRRHLRSNNSWMHNIPALTGGTNRCTLHIHPEDAARLGVRDGAPVRVKGAGGEVTAPAEVTGTVRQGVVSLPHGWGHDRPGTRLTHAAADPGVNVNQLLDGSLLDPLSGTAVLNGVPVELAPLPPTQP; from the coding sequence GTGTCCCGCACCGCCCTGCGTATCTGCCCCCTGTGCGAGGCCACCTGCGGCCTGACCCTGACGGTCGAGGGGACCCGCGTCACCGGCGCCCGCGGTGACCGCGACGACGTGTTCAGCCAGGGGTTCGTCTGCCCCAAGGGCGCCTCGTTCGGGGCCGTCGACGCCGACCCCGACCGGCTGCGCGCGCCCCTGGTCCGCCGGGACGGCGTGCTGCGCGAGACCGGCTGGGAGGCGGCCTTCGACGCGGTGGCCGCCGGGCTGCGGCCCGTCGTCGAGCGGTACGGCCCGCAGTCCGTCGGCGTCGTCCTCGGCAACCCCACCGTGCACACCATGGCCGGCGCCCTCTACCCGCCCGTCCTGCTGAGCGCGCTCGGCATCCGCAACCTGTTCACCGCCTCGACGCTCGACCAGATGCCCAAGCACGTCTCCAGCGGCCTGCTCTTCGGCGACGCCAACGCGATCCCCGTCCCCGACCTGGACCGCACCGACCACCTCCTCCTCATCGGCGCCAACCCCCTGGAGTCAAACGGGAGTCTGTGCACCGCGCCCGACTTCCCCGGCCGGCTGAAGGCCCTCAAGGCCCGCGGCGGCACCCTGACCGTCGTCGACCCGCGCCGCACCCGCACCGCCCGCCTCGCCGACCGGCACATCGCCCCGCGCCCCGGCACCGACGCGCTGCTGCTCGCCGCGATGGCCCACGTCCTCTTCGACGAGGACCTCGCCGACCTCGGGGACCTCGCCCCGCACGTCCAGGGCGTCGCCGAACTCCGCACGGCCCTGGCCGGGTTCACCCCCGAGGCCGTCGCCGCCGCCTGCGACGTGGACGCCTCCCTCGTCCGCACCCTCGCCCGGGAACTCGCCGCCGCCCCCACCGCCGCCGTCTACGGCCGCATCGGAAGCTGCACCGTCCCCCACGGCACCCTCGCCAGTTGGCTCGTGGACGTCCTGAACATCCTCACCGGCAACCTCGACCGCCCCGGCGGCGCGCTGTTCCCGCAGGCCGCCACCGCCAGGACGCCCCGCCCCGCCGGACCCGGGCGCGGCTTCGCCCTCGGCCGCTGGCGCTCCCGGGTGAGCGGACACCCGGAGGCCAAGGGGGAGCTGCCGCTGGCCGCCCTCGCCGAGGAGATCGACACCGCCACCGGCGAGGGCACGCCCCTCCGCGCGGTCATCGCCTTCGCCGCCAACCCGGTGCTCTCCGCACCCGACGGCGACCGGCTCGCCAAGGCCCTGGACTCCCTCGACTTCATGGTGGCCGTCGACCCGTACCTCAACGAGACCTCACGCCACGCGCACGTCGTGCTGCCCCCGCCGCCGCCCGCGCAGACCCCGCACCACGACTTCGCCTTCAACACCCTCGCCGTGCGCAACCAGGTCCGCTACACCCGCCCCGCCGTCCCTCTCGAACCCGGCCGCATGGCCGAGACCGAGATCATGGCCCGGCTGGTCCTCGCCGCGACGGGCCGCCACGGCGCCGACCCGTCCGCCGTCGACGCGATGGTGATCGAGCAGAGCCTCGAGGCGGCGGTGGGGGAGCCGCACTCCCCGGTGCACGGCCGCGACCCGGGGGAACTCGCCGCCATGCTGACCGGCCTGGACGGCCCCGAGCGGCGGCTCGACCTGATGCTGCGCCTGGGCCCCTACGGCGACGGCTTCGGCGCCCGGCCGGACGGGCTCACCCTGGAGAAGCTGCTCGCGCACCCGCACGGCATCGACCTCGGCCCGCTCCGCCCCCGCCTGCCGCAGCCGCTGAAGACCAGGAGCGGCAAGGTGGAGCTGCTGCCCGGGCCGATCGCCGACGACCTGCCCCGCCTGCGCGCCGCCCTGGCCGAGCGCCCCACCGGGTTCGTCCTGGTCGGCCGCCGCCATCTGCGCTCCAACAACAGCTGGATGCACAACATCCCGGCCCTCACCGGCGGCACCAACCGCTGCACCCTGCACATCCACCCCGAGGACGCCGCCCGCCTGGGCGTACGGGACGGGGCACCGGTGCGCGTCAAGGGCGCCGGGGGAGAGGTGACCGCGCCCGCCGAGGTCACCGGCACCGTCCGGCAGGGCGTGGTGAGCCTGCCGCACGGCTGGGGCCACGACCGGCCCGGCACCCGGCTGACGCACGCCGCCGCCGACCCCGGCGTCAACGTCAACCAGCTCCTGGACGGCAGCCTGCTCGACCCCCTGTCGGGCACCGCCGTACTCAACGGCGTCCCCGTCGAGCTCGCCCCGCTGCCCCCGACACAG